A region of bacterium DNA encodes the following proteins:
- a CDS encoding YbgC/FadM family acyl-CoA thioesterase, whose amino-acid sequence MPKKIYYHDTDSGGVVYYANYLKYFEEGRTEFLREKGIDIKELSQKNILFIVRNTNIDYKAPSAYGDTLEIFTEIKELKNASIEFLQQAKREGRLLVSASVQLVCVNNNFKITGIPEEVAKKISANITP is encoded by the coding sequence ATGCCAAAAAAAATCTATTATCATGACACAGATTCCGGAGGTGTTGTTTATTACGCTAATTATCTTAAATATTTTGAAGAGGGAAGGACTGAATTTCTCAGAGAAAAAGGGATTGACATCAAAGAATTATCTCAAAAAAACATTCTTTTTATAGTCAGGAATACAAATATTGATTATAAAGCACCCTCTGCTTATGGCGATACCCTTGAAATTTTTACTGAAATAAAAGAACTGAAAAATGCCTCGATAGAGTTTTTACAGCAGGCTAAAAGGGAAGGCAGGCTTTTGGTTTCCGCGTCGGTCCAGTTGGTTTGTGTTAATAATAATTTTAAGATTACAGGGATTCCTGAAGAGGTCGCGAAAAAGATTTCCGCCAACATCACACCTTAA